The following coding sequences lie in one Chelmon rostratus isolate fCheRos1 chromosome 2, fCheRos1.pri, whole genome shotgun sequence genomic window:
- the rem1 gene encoding GTP-binding protein REM 1, with protein MTLNTQREKEPLQRRGSTPIPPAHFYQHPSWTRDAQLPGSTQPNPERPCTQRSHPPLGQSASYHPGDKSLHYRAQWSSDSEDDSQSDSDCVYRVVLLGDHGVGKTSLAGIFAGVTEKDEQPGEDTYERTLTVDGEETTLIVMDTWENDKLEGEGGSSQDSCLKVGSAYVIVYSVTDRSSFDSASELRITLRRARQAENLPIILVGNKSDLVRSREVAVEEGRACAVVFDCKFIETSASLQHNVTELFEGVVRQIRLRRDCSEAVERRRSIYKRKESLTQKARRFLDRLVARNNQRMAVKVRSKSCHDLAVL; from the exons ATGACCCTCAACAcccagagagagaaggagccCCTGCAGCGGCGAGGCAGTACGCCGATTCCTCCAGCCCACTTTTACCAGCACCCGTCCTGGACTCGAGACGCCCAGCTCCCCGGCAGCACCCAGCCCAACCCCGAGCGGCCCTGCACCCAGCGCAGCCACCCACCTCTGGGACAATCCGCCTCCTACCACCCTGGAGACAAGTCACTCCACTACCGCGCCCAGTGGAGCTCAGACTCGGAGGACGACTCGCAGAGTGACTCGgactgtgtttacagagtgGTGCTGCTGGGCGACCACGGTGTCGGAAAGACCAGCCTCGCAGGAATCTTCGCGGGGGTCACAGAGAAAGATGAGCAACCCGGAG AGGACACATACGAGCGGACACTGACAGTAGACGGAGAGGAAACCACACTCATCGTCATGGATACCTGGGAGAATGACAAACTG GAGGGCGAGGGCGGCTCCTCTCAGGACAGCTGTCTGAAGGTTGGGAGTGCTTACGTCATTGTTTACTCCGTCACCGACCGCTCCAGCTTCGACTCTGCCTCCGAGCTCCGGATCACGCTGCGACGAGCCCGCCAGGCCGAAAACCTTCCCATCATTCTAGTGGGCAACAAGAGTGACCTGGTCCGGTCCAGAGAAGTTGCTGTGGAAG AGGGCAGAGCATGTGCGGTTGTATTTGACTGTAAGTTCATCGAGACGTCGGCGTCTCTGCAGCACAATGTGACCGAGCTGTTCGAGGGCGTGGTCCGACAGATCCGCCTCCGCCGAGACTGCAGCGAGGCCGTCGAGCGCCGACGCTCCATCTACAAGCGCAAAGAGAGCCTTACCCAGAAGGCCCGGCGCTTCCTGGACCGACTGGTAGCACGCAACAACCAGCGCATGGCGGTCAAAGTGCGGTCCAAGAGCTGCCACGACCTGGCCGTCCTCTGA